In Terriglobales bacterium, one DNA window encodes the following:
- a CDS encoding helix-turn-helix transcriptional regulator, giving the protein MSAPSSILDPGKRLRAERERLHLSTRAVERLSERIAQKKKNPTLQITHNWLSNVENGKFKPGFSKLYSLSLIYQCDIEDLLALFGLDIRNLNKERALITLPNTHLLRPTARQLMPIVKASLNFHKDISLKHTNLVSRMFGDLSDFPIFLLQQANPRYALYGYVGTEDYTLDPVVRPGTIVQIDTRQTKVSRDFVSRNEYERPIYFTELRDNQYACSWCQLDGNYLFLIPSPQSRVGIRQFRYPQDAEIIGRVTVITMRISSRLSVHV; this is encoded by the coding sequence ATGTCGGCTCCTTCGTCCATTCTCGATCCGGGAAAGCGCCTAAGAGCAGAGCGCGAGCGGCTGCATCTGTCCACACGAGCTGTGGAGCGCTTGAGTGAACGAATCGCACAAAAAAAGAAGAATCCGACTCTACAAATAACCCACAATTGGCTTAGCAACGTCGAAAACGGAAAATTCAAGCCTGGTTTTTCTAAACTTTACAGCCTCAGCCTTATCTACCAGTGTGACATTGAAGACCTGCTCGCACTATTCGGCCTGGACATTCGTAATCTGAACAAAGAGCGGGCACTAATCACGCTGCCCAACACACATCTCCTCCGGCCTACGGCGAGGCAACTTATGCCAATCGTGAAGGCTTCTCTTAACTTTCACAAAGACATCTCACTCAAACACACAAATCTGGTCAGCCGGATGTTTGGCGACCTGAGCGATTTTCCGATCTTTCTTCTCCAACAGGCGAATCCGAGGTACGCACTGTATGGATACGTCGGAACGGAAGACTATACTTTGGATCCTGTCGTCCGTCCTGGCACCATCGTACAAATCGACACGCGCCAAACAAAGGTCAGCAGAGATTTCGTTAGCAGGAATGAATATGAGCGTCCGATTTACTTCACAGAACTGCGGGATAACCAATATGCCTGTAGCTGGTGCCAACTGGATGGCAATTACTTGTTCCTTATCCCCAGTCCACAATCGCGGGTTGGGATTCGGCAATTCAGATATCCGCAGGATGCCGAGATCATTGGTCGAGTTACCGTAATCACCATGCGAATCTCCTCTCGACTGTCGGTACATGTCTGA
- a CDS encoding ABC transporter ATP-binding protein, whose product MTAPPWVPPEIRWLSIQVRPYLRWHFASFFCVTTGSFLAVITPLVLKWLIDEILPQRQTGLLLCAVMLIFIGNEGHTALASFGNYLTWIAIQRMILRVRLDLLLHADRLSADYYESATPGAVMYFFKEPVDEVAYFGSDLLPAILRTTLSTGVMIGTMFILSPGLTWVVLPLIPIFLIMRQYFRKRLMSDSDHVQLRLADWSRFLTEHLSSILCIQLLGREERQERVAFRLLARSARSQVKLFQSILWFTAGTSFVLALAMSAAIGYGGWKVIVGTLSLGSMVAYFSFVAQLFEPLSGVADLYARAQKVFASIRQLQCMLSLQPSVADASKPRSFPPHDWEIRFNEVVFGYSPQREALCVPMLRISAGEKVAIVGENGAGKSTLARLIARAYDVNQGSISIGDTDIRSIRLRDLRQRVCYLPRDPVLFDGTLISNLRFVAPGASDSAVREALRQADLAVFLETLPGGYQQWVGPNGCQLSGGQRQRLAIARAILQRPSILILDEATSCLDLDSETRIFQHLRSCLSFMTVIVVSHRGSTVSTFDRVLFLSEGRVVADRIAEAPPPLTPSF is encoded by the coding sequence ATGACTGCCCCACCTTGGGTTCCACCTGAGATTCGTTGGCTCTCTATACAGGTACGTCCGTATCTCCGCTGGCATTTTGCAAGCTTTTTTTGTGTAACCACGGGTAGTTTTCTCGCGGTGATCACTCCACTGGTTTTGAAGTGGCTCATTGATGAGATATTGCCACAACGCCAGACTGGTCTTTTGTTGTGTGCAGTAATGCTGATCTTCATCGGAAATGAAGGTCATACCGCCCTTGCCAGCTTTGGAAACTATCTGACATGGATTGCTATTCAACGAATGATACTAAGGGTCCGGCTCGACCTGCTATTGCATGCCGATCGACTCTCTGCCGACTATTATGAAAGCGCGACACCCGGCGCAGTGATGTACTTTTTTAAAGAGCCGGTTGACGAAGTCGCCTACTTCGGTTCCGACCTGCTTCCTGCGATCTTGCGAACAACGTTATCAACGGGCGTCATGATTGGGACGATGTTCATCTTGAGCCCTGGCTTGACTTGGGTTGTCCTTCCACTGATTCCCATCTTCCTCATCATGCGCCAGTATTTTAGGAAACGATTGATGTCTGATTCCGACCACGTGCAATTAAGGCTGGCCGATTGGAGTCGATTCCTCACAGAGCATCTTTCTTCGATCCTGTGCATACAGCTTCTGGGACGCGAAGAACGGCAGGAGCGAGTGGCATTCCGGCTTCTGGCGCGTTCGGCGCGTTCGCAGGTGAAGCTGTTTCAATCGATTCTTTGGTTTACAGCAGGCACGTCGTTCGTACTTGCCTTGGCGATGTCTGCCGCGATCGGTTATGGGGGTTGGAAAGTCATAGTCGGGACCCTCAGTCTTGGCAGTATGGTGGCTTACTTTAGTTTTGTCGCACAGTTGTTTGAGCCGCTGAGCGGAGTCGCAGATTTGTATGCCAGGGCACAAAAGGTTTTTGCGAGTATTCGTCAGCTACAATGCATGTTGTCTTTGCAGCCAAGTGTTGCTGATGCAAGCAAGCCGCGCAGCTTTCCACCGCACGATTGGGAAATTCGATTTAATGAGGTTGTGTTTGGCTATTCGCCTCAGCGAGAAGCCTTGTGCGTGCCTATGCTGCGAATCTCGGCGGGAGAAAAAGTAGCCATCGTTGGAGAGAATGGCGCGGGCAAGAGCACTTTGGCAAGGCTCATCGCCAGAGCCTACGACGTGAATCAGGGCTCAATTTCTATCGGTGACACGGACATCCGGAGCATTCGCCTGCGGGATCTACGTCAGCGAGTTTGCTACTTGCCACGAGATCCAGTGCTTTTCGATGGCACACTCATTTCAAATCTTCGGTTTGTCGCTCCCGGCGCTTCTGACTCAGCAGTGCGGGAAGCACTTCGACAAGCCGACCTGGCAGTCTTTCTAGAAACCCTCCCTGGCGGATATCAGCAGTGGGTTGGTCCTAATGGATGTCAACTATCTGGCGGGCAGAGACAACGATTGGCAATCGCGCGAGCTATACTGCAGCGCCCTAGCATCCTCATTCTCGACGAGGCAACGTCCTGTCTTGACCTCGATTCAGAAACTCGGATCTTCCAACATTTGCGCTCTTGCTTGTCGTTTATGACGGTGATTGTTGTTTCCCATCGTGGTTCGACAGTCTCGACATTCGACCGGGTGCTTTTCCTTTCCGAAGGCCGCGTCGTAGCGGACAGAATAGCCGAAGCGCCGCCGCCCTTGACTCCGTCTTTTTGA
- a CDS encoding PqqD family protein: MYEVSKGVRSTHGQDGAVVLDIDQGQMFSVNLVGSKILELLELGKTEPEIVNAICQEFKADRDIVQNDVGEFIHSLKLHKLLSEPSKRT; this comes from the coding sequence ATGTACGAAGTCTCCAAAGGCGTTCGCAGCACACACGGCCAGGATGGCGCGGTCGTCTTGGATATCGACCAAGGCCAGATGTTTAGTGTCAACCTGGTGGGATCCAAGATTCTCGAATTGCTTGAACTCGGCAAGACAGAACCTGAGATCGTGAACGCAATCTGCCAGGAGTTCAAAGCCGATCGCGATATCGTCCAGAACGACGTAGGCGAATTCATTCACTCACTCAAACTGCACAAGCTCCTCTCCGAACCTAGCAAAAGAACGTAA
- a CDS encoding phosphotransferase: MAAMEHGGHETYRVIIFDRHGTRALLVPDHGRFALPFVQIERWQRVAENIAAALREDWGVDVICLFELEDVPCPIVETNRYCVSEFRDSFPGHKQPAQWSLLSDPSPHSFADFNDFEAIRRSIARCLAPANESSASPFARLGWFDDLRQWVSSTIEPLHLYLTDEFRQLNASASFSLIRFETDGPALWFKAVGEPNQREFSITCTLSQLFPEYLPRLLAVRPNCNGWLATEAPGQSLSETQEGEVWQSATRALADLQIQSIHSTREILSAGALDLSIATLSEAVQPFLKTMARLMAKQTRVPPPVLNWDELLNLGEDIQAALHRMKTLEVPEALGHLDLNPGNLVASPDRCVFLDWAEAYVGLPFMTFEYLREHLRRTIGKESSVEEKLANLYCQQWEQVLSPAVIREVFTLSPLLAVFGYAAGNDTWKKANRLEDPHTAGYFRSLTRRMHREANARVDRSFVCAGR; this comes from the coding sequence ATGGCAGCGATGGAACACGGCGGGCACGAGACTTACCGCGTGATCATTTTTGACCGCCATGGAACCAGAGCCCTTCTAGTTCCGGATCATGGTCGTTTCGCGCTTCCTTTCGTACAGATCGAACGCTGGCAGAGAGTCGCAGAGAATATTGCCGCCGCCCTTAGAGAAGATTGGGGAGTAGACGTCATTTGCCTCTTCGAATTGGAAGATGTGCCGTGCCCCATCGTCGAGACCAATCGCTATTGTGTAAGCGAATTCCGGGATTCGTTCCCTGGGCACAAACAACCAGCCCAATGGTCCCTCCTCTCGGATCCATCGCCTCACTCATTTGCCGATTTCAACGACTTCGAGGCAATTCGAAGATCCATCGCGAGGTGCCTTGCCCCGGCCAACGAATCGTCTGCCTCGCCCTTTGCAAGATTGGGTTGGTTCGACGATTTGCGCCAGTGGGTGAGTTCCACAATTGAGCCGCTACATCTTTACTTAACAGATGAATTTCGTCAGCTAAATGCCAGCGCGTCATTCAGCCTGATCCGGTTCGAGACCGATGGTCCGGCCCTGTGGTTCAAGGCTGTTGGGGAACCTAATCAAAGAGAGTTTTCGATTACCTGCACGCTTTCACAACTTTTTCCCGAATATCTCCCCCGACTCTTGGCGGTTAGACCCAACTGCAATGGATGGCTTGCAACAGAAGCCCCAGGCCAGTCTCTCTCCGAAACCCAGGAAGGCGAGGTCTGGCAGAGTGCAACGAGAGCGCTGGCCGATTTGCAGATTCAATCCATCCATTCAACGAGGGAAATTCTTTCAGCGGGCGCTCTTGACCTTAGCATCGCCACGCTCTCCGAAGCCGTGCAGCCGTTCCTGAAGACAATGGCACGATTGATGGCAAAGCAGACAAGAGTTCCACCGCCCGTCCTCAATTGGGATGAACTGCTCAATCTCGGAGAAGACATTCAAGCCGCGCTGCACCGAATGAAAACTTTGGAAGTTCCCGAAGCACTCGGACATCTTGATCTCAACCCTGGAAATCTCGTCGCATCTCCGGACCGATGTGTATTTCTCGATTGGGCAGAAGCCTACGTAGGGCTTCCGTTTATGACCTTTGAATACCTGCGGGAACATTTGCGCCGTACGATCGGGAAAGAGTCTTCCGTCGAAGAAAAGCTAGCGAACTTGTATTGCCAACAATGGGAACAGGTCTTGTCGCCCGCGGTGATCCGGGAGGTGTTCACTCTTTCGCCTCTTTTGGCGGTCTTTGGCTATGCAGCCGGGAATGATACCTGGAAAAAAGCGAATCGATTGGAGGACCCTCACACGGCAGGATATTTCCGCAGTCTGACGCGACGGATGCATCGAGAAGCCAATGCACGAGTCGATCGGAGTTTTGTATGCGCGGGACGATAG
- a CDS encoding prolyl oligopeptidase family serine peptidase produces MRGTIEPPPTSYIERVTEVLHGVSVEDPYRWLEDQDSPRTREWITAQTQYARSYLDAIRGRERIRDRVRQLLDVETYDSLQKMGRRYFFTKRLPGQEQPCIYFRDGWDGIDELLIDPSLRGSGPYSAVKPLRISPDGRLLLYEVKQGGERTGTFEFFDIDTRKTLPDVLPRGYLRGFVFAPDSRSFYYVHETVNAQRQKRNAAHQHVLGTSFAEDRKVFSPGDDEKLRLHIVSDPTHLGFLVLRFGHITATDFYLWLFDSQDEPELLIQNAEYLFAPRLVKDGRIVAMTDRKAPNFRIVEIQRRNSIEPEFVDLVPVCNARIQNWTVCGDRIFVSYLRNMETETDIFDLSGHCIGHLQVRPGNTIRLLGGSEDSDELFFEQESFTTPIRICSYRSYAGEVTPWAERKVPFDSQAFTYTKISFPSKDGTQIPMFLVGRQEVLAGGVHPAIMTSYGGYGVAMTPQFSVFVAFLMERGCLFALPNIRGGSEFGAAWHEAAKRTRRQVAFDDFIGAAEWLIQTGRTEPEKLAIFGGSNSGLLVGAALTQRPDLFRAVVCIAPMLDMLRYHLFDNAHVWKDEFGTVEDADDFRALLSYSPYHNVHNGVRYPATMIVSGDADQNCNPLHARKMTSRLQAASPSANPIFLDYSPYRGHSPVLPLGERIEALTDRMAFLCDQLQLTV; encoded by the coding sequence ATGCGCGGGACGATAGAACCTCCACCTACCTCATATATCGAGCGAGTAACTGAAGTGCTGCACGGAGTGTCAGTAGAGGACCCTTATCGGTGGCTTGAAGATCAAGATTCGCCTCGCACGCGAGAGTGGATTACCGCGCAGACGCAATATGCGAGGTCGTATCTTGATGCGATCCGAGGGCGAGAGCGCATTCGAGATCGTGTTCGTCAGTTGCTCGATGTCGAAACCTACGATTCGTTGCAGAAGATGGGCAGGCGGTATTTCTTCACGAAGCGACTACCAGGCCAGGAGCAACCTTGCATCTATTTTCGCGACGGGTGGGATGGAATAGACGAATTGCTAATTGATCCGTCTCTGCGAGGTTCAGGACCGTATAGCGCGGTTAAGCCCCTCCGCATTTCACCTGACGGACGTTTGTTGCTTTACGAGGTTAAGCAGGGCGGTGAGCGCACCGGAACATTTGAATTCTTCGACATCGACACCCGAAAGACTCTGCCCGATGTGTTACCACGTGGCTATCTGCGTGGCTTTGTATTTGCGCCGGATTCTCGATCTTTCTATTACGTTCATGAAACGGTGAATGCCCAAAGACAAAAGCGTAACGCCGCTCATCAGCATGTTTTGGGCACGAGCTTTGCGGAGGATCGCAAGGTGTTCTCTCCAGGCGATGACGAAAAGCTGCGGCTGCACATCGTTTCCGACCCGACTCACCTGGGTTTCCTGGTACTCCGGTTCGGACATATCACGGCTACCGACTTTTACCTCTGGCTATTTGACAGTCAGGATGAACCAGAGCTTCTGATTCAGAACGCCGAGTATTTGTTCGCACCGCGCCTGGTGAAGGACGGTCGCATTGTGGCCATGACGGATCGAAAAGCACCGAACTTCAGGATTGTCGAAATTCAGAGACGCAACAGTATCGAACCTGAATTTGTGGATCTGGTTCCCGTTTGTAATGCCAGGATCCAGAACTGGACCGTATGCGGAGACCGGATTTTCGTTTCCTATTTGAGGAATATGGAAACGGAGACTGATATCTTCGATCTCTCCGGCCATTGCATCGGTCACTTACAAGTTCGCCCCGGCAACACCATCCGGCTGCTGGGAGGATCCGAAGACAGTGATGAGCTGTTCTTCGAACAGGAATCGTTCACAACTCCCATTCGAATTTGCAGCTATCGCTCCTACGCAGGCGAGGTGACGCCATGGGCTGAGCGCAAGGTGCCATTTGACTCACAGGCCTTTACTTATACAAAAATCTCGTTTCCGTCGAAGGATGGCACGCAGATTCCGATGTTCCTTGTCGGTCGGCAGGAGGTCCTTGCCGGCGGCGTGCATCCAGCGATCATGACCTCCTACGGGGGTTACGGCGTAGCGATGACGCCGCAGTTCAGCGTGTTTGTCGCCTTCCTGATGGAGCGTGGCTGCCTTTTTGCACTGCCCAATATTCGCGGCGGTTCGGAATTCGGCGCCGCATGGCACGAGGCGGCAAAACGAACAAGACGACAAGTCGCATTCGACGACTTCATCGGCGCCGCCGAATGGTTGATTCAAACCGGACGGACGGAGCCCGAAAAACTTGCTATCTTCGGCGGCTCGAATTCCGGACTGCTGGTGGGCGCGGCCTTAACTCAGAGGCCCGATCTGTTTCGCGCGGTGGTCTGTATCGCACCGATGCTCGATATGTTGCGCTATCACTTGTTTGACAACGCACATGTGTGGAAAGACGAGTTTGGAACCGTCGAAGATGCCGACGACTTTCGAGCGCTCCTCAGCTACTCCCCTTATCACAACGTCCATAACGGAGTTCGCTATCCGGCAACCATGATTGTGTCCGGAGATGCAGACCAGAACTGCAATCCGCTGCACGCGCGGAAGATGACGTCACGGCTGCAAGCGGCGAGTCCGTCCGCTAACCCAATCTTCCTTGACTACAGTCCGTATCGCGGGCATTCGCCCGTGTTGCCCCTGGGCGAGCGCATCGAAGCACTCACAGACCGCATGGCATTTCTCTGCGACCAATTGCAGTTGACCGTCTGA
- a CDS encoding lasso peptide biosynthesis B2 protein has translation MSFLVLRAYLGLIQFDLCLARGNFNALYETVRRYPLSNMPVKAGAVEEICLAVDMASIWYWKQVLCLQRSAATTCLLKNHGVPARMIIGAQQMPFKAHAWVEVDGQVVNDRPYMREMYGVLDQC, from the coding sequence ATGTCATTTCTTGTGTTGCGAGCGTATTTGGGACTGATTCAGTTCGACCTGTGTCTTGCCCGCGGAAATTTCAATGCCCTCTACGAAACAGTGCGCAGGTATCCGCTGAGCAACATGCCGGTCAAGGCCGGAGCTGTGGAGGAGATCTGTTTGGCGGTGGATATGGCGTCAATCTGGTACTGGAAACAGGTGCTCTGTCTGCAGCGATCCGCGGCTACAACTTGTTTGCTAAAAAACCATGGTGTACCGGCCCGAATGATTATTGGCGCGCAGCAGATGCCTTTCAAAGCTCACGCCTGGGTCGAAGTCGATGGACAGGTAGTCAACGACAGGCCTTACATGCGCGAAATGTACGGCGTGCTTGATCAATGCTAG
- a CDS encoding asparagine synthase-related protein, with protein sequence MSVQFGKCNFDGKPMDLGDLDKARALLVPYGPDGEGLICKDNCGILYRAFHTTKESYREVQPHISKYGFVLAWDGRLDNRKELVEEIGGEISLDSTDVEIVAAVYQRWGTTAFAKLIGDWALSVWNPKDQSLVLAKDFVGTRHLYYSIEGDEVTWCTLLDPLVLLAKRALKLEEDYIAGWLSFFPAAHLTPYIGIYSVPPSAFVLLTKRGRQVTKYWDFDPGKRIRYRSDAEYEEHFRLAFGRSVRRRLRSDSPILAELSGGMDSSSIVCMADCISTQGSEPCPRLDTVSFYDDSEPNWNERPYFTTIEARRGRSGCHIAAEPLRLLPWGMRTGAPALIPNCVPASDEVTRVLAECMESQGNRVVLSGVGGDEVTGGVPTPIPEIQDLLACGRFTTLRGQLRTWALSKRRPWVHLLLESVSAFCPIVWHSAKCSQLPSWLRPAFVRRHQCAMRGYESRVKLFGPLPSFQENISVLNLLRRQLACGFLPRKPNYEKRYPYLDRNFLEFLYAIPREQIVRPGQRRSLMRRSLRGIVPDEVLERRRKAYLSRGPASMISAEWPHLVSASRAMVSSSVGIVNREAFCEALQRAKEGQAVSIVPLMRTFDIEFWLQSHLSHSFPSPFDVEIGPHQSQNAWASSTSLKSSAS encoded by the coding sequence ATGAGTGTTCAATTTGGAAAGTGCAATTTCGATGGCAAGCCGATGGATCTAGGAGATCTCGACAAGGCTCGTGCACTTCTCGTGCCGTATGGGCCGGACGGAGAAGGACTCATCTGCAAGGATAACTGCGGCATTCTCTACCGTGCTTTCCACACGACCAAAGAGTCCTATCGCGAAGTCCAGCCACATATCTCGAAATACGGTTTTGTTCTCGCTTGGGATGGCCGGCTGGATAACCGCAAGGAATTGGTCGAAGAGATTGGCGGCGAGATTTCGCTTGACTCCACCGATGTTGAAATTGTCGCTGCAGTCTACCAACGCTGGGGAACTACTGCTTTTGCCAAGCTGATTGGGGACTGGGCGCTTTCTGTGTGGAATCCTAAAGATCAGTCGCTCGTCCTTGCCAAGGATTTTGTAGGTACACGCCATCTTTATTACTCAATTGAGGGGGACGAGGTCACATGGTGCACGCTTCTTGATCCTTTGGTTCTGCTCGCAAAACGTGCTCTGAAACTGGAGGAGGACTACATTGCCGGATGGCTGTCGTTCTTTCCAGCAGCCCACCTGACACCCTACATTGGCATTTATTCGGTACCGCCCTCGGCATTCGTTCTCCTGACGAAGAGAGGTCGCCAGGTCACCAAGTACTGGGACTTTGATCCAGGCAAGCGAATTCGTTATCGCAGCGATGCAGAGTACGAAGAGCATTTCCGCCTTGCATTTGGACGGTCCGTACGGCGACGCTTGCGCTCAGACTCTCCGATCCTTGCCGAGTTGAGCGGGGGAATGGACTCGTCATCTATCGTCTGCATGGCCGATTGCATCTCGACGCAAGGCTCGGAACCGTGCCCGCGCCTCGATACCGTTTCGTTCTACGACGACTCAGAACCGAACTGGAACGAGCGACCGTATTTCACAACGATTGAGGCAAGACGTGGCCGATCAGGCTGCCACATCGCGGCCGAACCGCTAAGACTTCTTCCTTGGGGCATGAGGACGGGCGCTCCAGCACTGATTCCGAATTGTGTTCCCGCTTCTGACGAAGTGACTCGCGTGTTGGCTGAATGCATGGAGTCACAAGGGAACCGCGTGGTCCTGTCGGGAGTGGGTGGTGATGAGGTGACCGGCGGGGTGCCAACGCCCATCCCGGAAATTCAAGACCTTCTTGCTTGCGGTCGGTTTACTACACTTCGCGGACAATTAAGAACCTGGGCACTTAGCAAGCGACGACCATGGGTTCACTTGCTCCTTGAGTCCGTGAGCGCTTTCTGCCCTATTGTCTGGCACTCCGCAAAGTGCTCGCAGTTACCATCATGGTTACGACCTGCTTTTGTACGGCGCCATCAATGCGCTATGCGTGGTTACGAATCCAGGGTGAAGCTCTTCGGTCCGCTCCCATCGTTCCAAGAAAACATAAGTGTCCTCAACTTGTTGCGAAGGCAGCTCGCCTGTGGGTTTTTGCCGAGGAAGCCGAATTACGAGAAGCGTTACCCGTATCTCGACCGGAACTTTTTGGAGTTCCTATACGCGATACCAAGGGAGCAGATCGTGCGCCCAGGACAGCGACGATCCCTAATGCGTCGCTCACTCAGAGGCATCGTGCCAGACGAAGTGCTTGAGAGACGGAGGAAAGCATACCTTTCGCGCGGTCCTGCTTCCATGATCTCGGCCGAGTGGCCGCATCTCGTCTCAGCCAGCCGCGCAATGGTGAGTTCCTCTGTGGGAATTGTTAATCGAGAGGCGTTCTGTGAAGCCCTGCAAAGGGCCAAAGAAGGTCAGGCTGTCTCAATTGTGCCCTTGATGCGCACGTTTGATATCGAATTCTGGTTGCAGTCTCATCTTTCTCACAGTTTTCCTAGTCCCTTCGACGTCGAGATTGGTCCTCACCAATCGCAAAATGCATGGGCGAGTTCCACCTCATTAAAGAGTTCAGCTAGCTAG